In Pseudofrankia saprophytica, one genomic interval encodes:
- a CDS encoding glycoside hydrolase family 18 protein, whose product MSSKQGRHRRRRRQIISGTAVALAAVTGLVLALTIPGTASASVFGAAYARTGAWETGYSAQYRVTNTTGSPRGFTLEFDLPAGARLTSLWNAEHRVDGQHVTVTPPKWQPELAPDAAVDVGFVVSTPGGVADPTGCRIDGGPCVPSGDPGQPTSAPPVATSAPPSAPSSPTSPPATAPATPTSAPPATTAPPATTPPGGGSGSGSGHFAPYIDTSLYPPYDLVAAAQATGVRTYTLAFVLAGGGGCSPRWGGVSELNQDGVPGQIGRLRELGGDVRVSFGGANGTELAGACGSPAALAAAYGQVVSTYGLSQVDFDIEGSSLSDTAANDRRAQAIAQLQRDASAQGRRLDVSFTLPVLPSGLTQTGVALLENARERGVRVDAVNVMAMDFGDGVAPNPDGRMGGYAIDSVTATQAQVRGVFGLSDAEAWSRLAVTPMIGVNDVRTEVFRQSDARQVATFAAQHGLAWWSMWSLTRDQPCPGGPADYAQATCSSLTQQPLEFTRIFAAATSG is encoded by the coding sequence ATGTCGTCGAAGCAGGGCCGGCACCGCCGACGCCGCCGGCAGATCATCTCCGGTACGGCGGTCGCGCTGGCGGCCGTGACCGGGCTCGTCCTGGCGCTCACCATTCCCGGCACCGCCTCCGCGTCGGTCTTCGGGGCGGCGTACGCGCGGACGGGGGCCTGGGAGACCGGCTACTCCGCCCAGTACCGGGTGACGAACACGACCGGGTCACCCCGCGGGTTCACCCTCGAGTTCGACCTGCCGGCCGGGGCGCGGCTCACCTCGCTGTGGAACGCCGAGCACCGGGTGGACGGCCAGCACGTCACCGTCACCCCGCCGAAGTGGCAGCCCGAGCTCGCCCCCGACGCGGCCGTCGACGTCGGTTTCGTGGTGAGCACGCCGGGCGGCGTCGCCGACCCGACCGGATGCCGGATCGACGGCGGCCCGTGCGTGCCGTCCGGCGACCCGGGGCAGCCGACCTCGGCGCCACCGGTCGCCACCTCCGCCCCGCCGTCCGCGCCCTCGTCGCCGACCTCGCCGCCGGCGACCGCTCCGGCGACGCCCACGTCGGCGCCGCCGGCGACCACCGCGCCGCCGGCCACCACCCCGCCGGGCGGCGGGTCCGGTAGCGGATCCGGCCATTTCGCTCCCTACATCGACACCTCGCTGTACCCGCCGTACGACCTGGTCGCGGCCGCGCAGGCCACCGGTGTGCGGACCTACACGCTGGCGTTCGTGCTCGCGGGCGGTGGCGGCTGCTCCCCCAGGTGGGGCGGGGTGTCCGAGCTGAACCAGGACGGTGTGCCCGGCCAGATCGGCCGGCTGCGCGAGCTGGGCGGTGACGTGCGGGTCTCGTTCGGCGGCGCGAACGGCACCGAGCTCGCGGGTGCCTGCGGCAGCCCGGCCGCGCTGGCCGCCGCCTACGGCCAGGTGGTCAGCACCTACGGCCTGAGCCAGGTGGACTTCGACATCGAGGGCTCGTCGCTGTCCGACACGGCGGCGAACGACCGGCGCGCCCAGGCGATCGCCCAGCTCCAGCGGGACGCGTCGGCGCAGGGCCGGCGCCTCGACGTGTCGTTCACGCTGCCGGTGCTCCCCTCCGGGCTCACCCAGACCGGCGTGGCGCTGCTCGAGAACGCGCGGGAGCGCGGCGTCAGGGTCGACGCGGTCAACGTCATGGCGATGGACTTCGGCGACGGCGTCGCGCCGAACCCCGACGGCCGGATGGGCGGTTACGCCATCGACTCGGTCACCGCCACGCAGGCCCAGGTGAGGGGCGTGTTCGGGCTCTCGGACGCAGAGGCCTGGTCGCGGCTCGCGGTCACCCCGATGATCGGCGTCAACGACGTGCGCACCGAGGTTTTCCGGCAGTCCGACGCCCGCCAGGTCGCCACGTTCGCCGCGCAGCACGGCCTGGCCTGGTGGTCCATGTGGTCGCTGACCCGCGACCAGCCGTGCCCCGGTGGGCCGGCCGACTACGCCCAGGCGACCTGCAGCAGCCTCACCCAGCAGCCGCTGGAGTTCACGCGGATCTTCGCCGCCGCCACCAGCGGCTAG
- a CDS encoding beta-1,3-glucanase family protein encodes MLNRRSLLVGGAAALATAGVSGAVAATRSGGSGQAALLAASQAAVDIPAHIPGTPLPLVIVNHTYRYANREIWFYVVGTDLSTGRQVYARADGSVAEVALGADGGDIAIPLVADGDTVAAVPTGMSGRIYVSIGARLDFRIVADGAGRPALQYPAGWVRDAPGYAVLHDFVEFTHNAAGMFCNTTMVDMFSVPLLLRLHGDGDQTTGQVVPGGRDAIFAALRANPAFAPLVVGDVRVIAPGHGIEAGLFPATYYDSYIDAVWNRYASGGLTVDAAGRRVTGRVTGGALAFDGGVAAFGRPSTRDVLFCDGALAAPNDGVTGPVAAVLAAGFNRSTLLTGAEQPTGDPGAYYQDAVTNHYARVLHEHTDNHRAYGFAFDDVAGQASYVEDHAPSQLTLVLTPF; translated from the coding sequence ATGCTGAACCGACGCTCCCTGCTGGTCGGCGGCGCCGCCGCGCTGGCCACCGCCGGCGTGAGCGGCGCCGTCGCCGCCACCCGCTCCGGCGGCTCCGGCCAGGCCGCGCTGCTGGCCGCCAGCCAGGCGGCGGTCGACATCCCGGCCCACATCCCTGGCACGCCGCTGCCGCTGGTCATCGTCAACCACACCTACCGGTACGCGAACCGCGAGATCTGGTTCTACGTCGTCGGCACCGACCTGAGCACCGGCCGGCAGGTCTACGCCCGCGCGGACGGAAGCGTCGCCGAGGTCGCGCTGGGAGCGGACGGCGGCGACATCGCGATCCCGCTGGTGGCGGACGGCGACACCGTTGCCGCCGTCCCCACCGGGATGTCCGGGCGGATCTACGTCTCGATCGGCGCGAGGCTCGACTTCCGGATCGTCGCCGACGGGGCCGGCAGGCCGGCGTTGCAGTACCCGGCCGGCTGGGTGCGCGACGCGCCCGGGTACGCGGTGCTGCACGACTTCGTCGAGTTCACGCACAACGCGGCCGGCATGTTCTGCAACACGACCATGGTCGACATGTTCAGCGTCCCGCTCCTGCTGCGGCTGCACGGAGACGGTGACCAGACCACCGGCCAGGTCGTGCCCGGCGGCCGTGACGCGATCTTCGCCGCGCTCCGCGCGAACCCGGCGTTCGCTCCGCTGGTGGTCGGCGACGTCCGGGTCATCGCCCCGGGGCATGGCATCGAGGCAGGGCTCTTCCCGGCCACGTACTACGACTCGTACATCGACGCGGTGTGGAACCGCTACGCCTCGGGAGGGCTCACCGTCGACGCGGCCGGGCGGCGCGTCACCGGCCGGGTGACCGGCGGCGCGCTGGCCTTCGACGGCGGGGTGGCCGCGTTCGGCCGGCCGAGCACCCGCGACGTCCTCTTCTGCGACGGCGCTCTCGCGGCTCCCAACGACGGGGTCACCGGGCCGGTCGCGGCCGTCCTCGCCGCCGGGTTCAACCGCTCGACGCTGCTGACCGGTGCCGAGCAGCCCACAGGTGACCCGGGCGCCTACTACCAGGACGCCGTCACCAACCACTACGCGCGGGTCCTGCACGAGCACACCGACAACCACCGCGCCTACGGCTTCGCCTTCGACGACGTCGCCGGGCAGGCCTCCTACGTCGAGGACCACGCCCCGTCCCAGCTCACCCTGGTCCTGACCCCGTTCTGA
- a CDS encoding thioesterase II family protein, which yields MTAARSSVWLRCRQRRPNARYRVVVFPHAGGTANAYWTWAAEFPADVEVWMTQYPGRENRSAEPLVDAMDPLVDGIAAAIADQAQAWESPAHAARPSAAGTADSAGTAESVETPESVETTDSAETTDSAETGVPLVLFGHSMGASVAYETARRLRERRPGLVRLLVVSARAAPTVVRPGQDHTLSRARFVEVLRAQGGTDESIFEHEDLLDYLLPIIRNDYRLIETYRPPSDVRLPVDIVAFAGADDLTVRVADVLAWADATTASFDGMIFPGGHFYLREDPAPVVTELVRRLRLAGQREPSRDGRPDPG from the coding sequence ATGACCGCGGCGCGTTCCTCGGTCTGGCTGCGCTGCCGCCAGCGGCGCCCCAACGCCCGGTACCGCGTCGTCGTCTTCCCGCACGCCGGCGGTACCGCCAACGCGTACTGGACCTGGGCCGCGGAGTTTCCCGCGGACGTCGAGGTGTGGATGACGCAGTACCCCGGCCGGGAGAACCGGAGCGCCGAGCCGCTGGTGGACGCCATGGATCCGCTGGTGGACGGCATCGCCGCCGCCATCGCCGACCAGGCGCAGGCCTGGGAGTCGCCCGCTCACGCGGCCCGGCCCAGCGCCGCGGGGACCGCCGACTCCGCTGGAACCGCCGAATCTGTTGAGACCCCCGAATCGGTTGAGACCACCGACTCTGCTGAGACCACCGACTCCGCTGAGACCGGAGTGCCGCTGGTGCTGTTCGGCCACAGCATGGGCGCGTCCGTCGCGTACGAGACGGCCCGCCGCCTGCGGGAACGCCGGCCGGGACTCGTCCGCCTGCTGGTGGTCTCCGCGCGCGCCGCGCCGACGGTCGTTCGCCCGGGCCAGGACCACACGCTGTCTCGCGCGCGGTTCGTCGAGGTGCTGCGCGCCCAGGGCGGCACCGACGAGTCGATCTTCGAGCACGAGGACCTGCTGGACTACCTGCTGCCCATCATCCGCAACGACTACCGGCTGATCGAGACCTACCGACCGCCGTCGGACGTCCGGCTGCCGGTGGACATCGTGGCGTTCGCCGGCGCGGACGACCTGACGGTGCGGGTGGCGGACGTCCTCGCCTGGGCCGACGCGACCACGGCGTCCTTCGACGGCATGATCTTCCCGGGCGGGCATTTCTACCTGCGCGAGGACCCGGCCCCGGTCGTTACCGAGCTGGTGCGGCGTCTACGGCTCGCCGGTCAGCGGGAACCATCGCGGGACGGACGGCCAGATCCCGGGTGA
- a CDS encoding ABC transporter substrate-binding protein codes for MSLPVRRRAFRTVALAVGAGSLAASLAACGPTGGGAAGGTGCGSIAPGITPTAVKAGMTWSDTGPSASSMRAFRAGVDARLQVANDEEGGVFGRKVTYAWRDDQADPRLNVTKVQELLDQEQVFGFIYGSSAGKDSAALLQERGIPVTGPASDPSWLGKNNMFSWFYDGDGSSTAWGKYVFEQGGTRAAVFAIDGSATSGDFTQQFVASLRARGVKVVKTFQTSSAVIDYQSVARQIRAANVDAIGGVLLPETAANLLPELRRLGLTLGGKLKVVLMPQGYDGSNLARFGQSLAGVSIFTNIKPFEINTPGQQTFVRAMNAYSPEIQPATQDSAVDGWLSADLFIRGLKEAGRCPTRESFISGLRGVKDYDSAGMTPQDAISLSTNYQNVSVCYDVIRVSQGGDGFEPDDQPECGVVITRERMNALNQQP; via the coding sequence ATGTCGCTACCAGTTCGTCGGCGAGCGTTCAGGACCGTCGCGCTCGCGGTCGGCGCCGGCAGCCTGGCCGCCAGCCTGGCCGCCTGCGGCCCCACAGGCGGCGGCGCGGCCGGCGGTACAGGCTGCGGATCCATCGCGCCGGGTATCACGCCGACGGCGGTCAAGGCTGGCATGACCTGGAGCGACACCGGCCCGTCCGCCAGCAGCATGCGTGCCTTCCGGGCTGGCGTGGACGCCCGGCTCCAGGTCGCCAACGACGAGGAGGGCGGCGTCTTCGGCCGCAAGGTCACCTATGCCTGGCGGGACGACCAGGCGGACCCGAGGCTCAACGTGACCAAGGTCCAGGAGCTCCTCGACCAGGAGCAGGTCTTCGGGTTCATCTACGGGTCCAGCGCGGGCAAGGATTCGGCCGCCCTGCTGCAGGAGCGCGGTATCCCGGTCACGGGCCCCGCCAGCGACCCCAGCTGGCTCGGCAAGAACAACATGTTCTCGTGGTTCTACGACGGCGACGGCTCCAGCACCGCCTGGGGCAAGTACGTCTTCGAGCAGGGCGGCACCCGCGCGGCCGTCTTCGCGATCGACGGGAGCGCCACCAGCGGCGACTTCACGCAGCAGTTCGTGGCGAGCCTGCGGGCCCGCGGCGTCAAGGTCGTCAAGACGTTCCAGACCAGCAGCGCGGTGATCGACTACCAGAGTGTCGCTCGACAGATCAGGGCGGCGAACGTCGACGCGATCGGTGGCGTTCTGCTTCCGGAGACGGCGGCCAACCTGCTGCCGGAGCTGCGCAGACTCGGCCTGACTCTCGGCGGCAAGCTCAAGGTCGTGCTGATGCCCCAGGGTTACGACGGCAGCAACCTGGCGAGGTTCGGCCAGTCGCTGGCCGGTGTGTCGATCTTCACCAATATCAAGCCCTTCGAGATCAATACTCCCGGGCAGCAGACATTCGTGCGGGCGATGAACGCCTATTCCCCGGAGATCCAGCCGGCGACGCAGGACAGCGCGGTCGACGGCTGGCTCTCGGCCGACCTGTTCATCCGCGGTCTCAAGGAGGCCGGACGGTGCCCGACCAGGGAGTCGTTCATCTCCGGCCTGCGCGGCGTGAAGGACTACGACAGCGCGGGGATGACACCGCAGGACGCCATCAGCCTCTCGACGAACTATCAGAACGTCTCGGTCTGCTACGACGTCATCCGGGTCAGCCAGGGCGGTGACGGGTTCGAGCCGGACGACCAGCCCGAATGCGGCGTCGTGATCACCCGGGAACGGATGAACGCCCTGAACCAGCAGCCCTGA
- a CDS encoding patatin-like phospholipase family protein — protein MTVPLLPSQPSFPAVPSPDGALGLAAGPRARGAGGDPEGSPDAGESSGGGRVAFVFQGGGSLAAAHVGMLRALTEAGIVPDLVVGASAGALNAVAYASDPTLAGIDRTAAVWASIRRKDVAPLSARALVGGLIGRQDGLASSAGLRHLIESGLVVPRLEQTVIPAHVVTTDLETGRPVVLSRGDAVEALLATSAYPGVYSPVTIEGRRLIDGGVSADTPVRQAESLGATTTYVLPSVGPTPVAATAELVPHGAFALALRAMNQILGNAARADMSAVRGTVYLLPTPGTKTVNPFDFRGTRALIAAGYRLTLDWLRDPAPVPTSPPVSSPARSRTSIAAPATRLA, from the coding sequence ATGACCGTGCCGCTGCTCCCCTCTCAGCCGTCGTTTCCCGCCGTCCCGTCGCCGGACGGCGCCCTCGGCCTCGCGGCCGGCCCGCGAGCTCGCGGCGCGGGCGGCGATCCCGAAGGCTCACCTGACGCCGGGGAGAGCTCAGGCGGAGGCAGGGTCGCGTTCGTCTTCCAGGGCGGAGGCAGCCTCGCCGCGGCCCATGTCGGCATGCTGCGGGCGTTGACCGAGGCGGGCATCGTCCCGGACCTCGTGGTGGGCGCCTCGGCCGGCGCGCTCAACGCCGTCGCGTATGCCAGTGATCCCACCTTGGCGGGCATCGACCGCACCGCCGCGGTGTGGGCATCGATACGTCGCAAGGACGTGGCGCCGCTGTCCGCACGCGCGCTGGTGGGTGGGCTGATCGGCCGGCAGGACGGGCTGGCCTCCAGCGCCGGGTTGCGCCACCTGATCGAAAGTGGGCTGGTGGTTCCCCGGTTGGAGCAGACGGTCATCCCGGCCCATGTCGTCACCACCGACCTGGAGACCGGGCGCCCGGTCGTGCTCTCCCGCGGCGACGCCGTCGAGGCCCTGCTGGCGACCTCGGCCTACCCAGGTGTCTACTCGCCGGTCACCATCGAGGGGCGGAGGCTCATCGACGGGGGAGTGAGCGCCGACACGCCAGTCAGGCAGGCCGAGAGTCTGGGCGCGACGACGACCTACGTGCTGCCCTCGGTCGGCCCCACCCCCGTCGCCGCTACCGCCGAGCTCGTCCCGCACGGGGCGTTCGCGCTGGCACTGCGCGCGATGAACCAGATCCTCGGGAACGCCGCCCGGGCCGACATGTCCGCCGTCCGTGGCACGGTCTATCTGCTGCCCACCCCGGGCACGAAGACCGTGAACCCGTTCGACTTCCGCGGCACCCGGGCCCTGATCGCCGCCGGCTACCGGCTGACCCTGGACTGGCTGCGCGACCCCGCTCCGGTTCCGACGTCGCCGCCGGTCTCGTCACCGGCCCGGTCCCGGACCTCGATCGCGGCACCAGCCACCAGACTGGCCTGA
- a CDS encoding DUF3592 domain-containing protein: protein MRLPPPSQEDHCRRSWPHVRYPERVWSASVAVTKKDPVRRGPRHRFSFGKLVDWETLVGFACAAGLAFLAHFLVDHRDDGVHVTGTSVHVEERIITDLSQPAPPDLTTVRYRDLAGKEHVERVDGNYAVGTAVDLLYDPDNPGKVEAERFTHGAYDLWAAITALAALVTFVGTASRLASPV from the coding sequence GTGCGCCTGCCACCGCCCTCGCAAGAAGATCATTGCCGGAGGTCATGGCCGCATGTTCGGTATCCAGAACGAGTCTGGTCGGCCAGTGTCGCCGTGACGAAGAAAGATCCTGTACGGCGCGGGCCTCGACATCGGTTTTCGTTCGGCAAGCTGGTCGATTGGGAAACGCTGGTCGGCTTCGCGTGCGCCGCCGGGCTTGCTTTTCTCGCGCACTTCCTGGTCGACCATCGTGATGACGGCGTCCACGTGACCGGTACGTCGGTTCACGTTGAGGAACGCATCATCACCGACCTCAGCCAGCCAGCTCCTCCTGACCTGACCACCGTCCGATATCGGGACCTGGCAGGGAAGGAACACGTCGAGCGAGTCGACGGGAACTACGCGGTAGGCACCGCGGTCGACCTCCTGTACGACCCCGACAACCCGGGGAAGGTCGAGGCCGAGCGTTTCACCCATGGTGCATACGACCTGTGGGCGGCAATCACCGCGCTGGCCGCGCTGGTGACCTTCGTCGGCACCGCGTCCAGGTTGGCCTCGCCGGTGTGA